In Arachis hypogaea cultivar Tifrunner chromosome 17, arahy.Tifrunner.gnm2.J5K5, whole genome shotgun sequence, a single window of DNA contains:
- the LOC112764045 gene encoding uncharacterized protein — translation MGCGGSKVDHLPLVTLCRERRDFLRAASDHRYALAAAHVAYFHSLRDIGEALRKFADHDLVFATASASVTGSSPSSLSSPVLTLPSDQGKPSKNTKTKTKNKIRASTSSTSISHGGDASGSDEIDGGSHIHLSDSDSELRSSSSGHIHIEEEEHDIEEDDEEAPPPYGYGYYHDHEPQDWGHNPQGEGYNSNHTYAFYMKRTAPPGRSMIYEEPQTRVAESGQWPDPQNSYGGYGFGYNGGAGGYFGFPSGSSPPPPGAEYSYYGQQRTASPAAPPPPPAPPSPPRVSAWDFLNVFDSYDNGYSGYLSSQGRYGFGSISSSPDSNEVREREGIPELEDETEQEVLKEVLQNHREKEKKKILNEEKAPPMQNHQQQKQHFRERDFGEGTSNSKAVPVSMPQQRKQQRKNGEGSSNKTVRFHGSSDDSGGGSGSLHEKEIKTSSSPDTIVSRSSPEEEEEDGERLGRKKGVTFEVEATVSAVDGGDSSSKVSSLTTLSPHGTRDLKEVVQEIRDEFETASNVGKEVALLLEACKPPYRSRVAPFKVMFSRIVHSLAPSRLPSHPPSRPPVQLSSRAMKMAKAYCGEPGREFNTNPLNLSSTLEKLYAWEKKLYKEVKDEERLRSIYEKQCKRLKTLDNRGAESTKIDATEASIKKLLTKINISIRTVEAISLRIHKLRDDELQPQLAALITGLTRMWKFMLKCHEKQFQAIMESKTHSLKINTGLQRDESLKAILELEKELLNWCSQFNNWVKMQKSYVENLNEWLRRCLLDEPEETADGVVPFSPSRIGAPPVFVICNDWHQAMNRISERGVADAMHEFAQRLHELWEKQDEAQRQRIKAEYLKKDFEMQLRTLRREMGDTEHVHDRVSQKTALSKGHSESGVSPLDDLKVDLDSMKKRLHEERARHKEAIKQARDAASNSLQAGLIPIFKTLESFTSEVVKAHEQVRLQNTKAS, via the exons ATGGGATGCGGAGGCTCCAAGGTGGACCACCTCCCACTCGTCACTCTCTGCAGAGAACGACGGGACTTCCTCAGAGCCGCTTCCGACCACCGCTACGCCCTCGCCGCTGCTCACGTCGCCTATTTCCACTCCCTCAGAGACATCGGCGAAGCGCTACGTAAATTCGCCGACCACGACCTCGTCTTCGCCACCGCCTCCGCCTCCGTCACCGGCTCCTCCCCCTCCTCTCTCAGCTCCCCAGTCCTCACATTGCCCTCCGACCAAGGAAAACCCTCTAAAAATAcaaaaaccaaaaccaaaaacaaaatcaGGGCCTCAACTTCTTCAACTTCCATTTCGCATGGCGGCGATGCTTCCGGGAGCGACGAGATCGACGGTGGGTCACACATACACCTGTCCGATTCAGATTCCGAATTGCGCTCTTCTTCTTCGGGTCACATCCACATCGAAGAGGAAGAGCACGATATTGAAGAAGATGACGAAGAAGCACCACCACCTTACGGGTACGGATATTACCATGATCATGAACCACAAGATTGGGGGCACAATCCACAAGGGGAAGGGTATAATAGTAATCATACATATGCTTTCTACATGAAGAGAACCGCGCCTCCTGGAAGATCCATGATCTACGAAGAGCCACAGACCCGTGTTGCAGAGTCGGGTCAATGGCCCGACCCGCAAAATAgttatggtggatacgggtttgGTTACAATGGTGGTGCTGGTGGTTATTTTGGGTTTCCGAGCGGTTCTTCTCCGCCGCCTCCGGGGGCGGAGTATTCTTACTACGGTCAACAGAGGACAGCTTCGCCGGCGGCGCCTCCGCCGCCTCCGGCACCCCCATCTCCGCCGAGGGTTTCAGCATGGGATTTTTTGAATGTGTTTGATAGTTATGACAATGGTTACTCGGGTTATCTATCTTCTCAGGGGAGGTATGGGTTCGGTTCGATTTCTAGTAGCCCGGATTCGAATGAGGTGAGGGAAAGAGAAGGGATTCCAGAATTGGAAGATGAGACTGAGCAAGAAGTGCTGAAGGAGGTTCTCCAGAACCAcagggagaaggagaagaagaagatattgAATGAGGAAAAAGCACCACCAATGCAAAACCACCAACAACAAAAACAACATTTTAGGGAGAGGGATTTTGGAGAAGGTACCTCAAATTCAAAGGCAGTGCCAGTATCAATGCCCCAACAACGAAAACAACAAAGGAAAAATGGTGAGGGGAGTTCCAATAAGACCGTGAGGTTCCATGGAAGTAGTGATGATAGTGGTGGTGGTTCTGGTTCCCTTCATGAGAAGGAGATTAAGACTAGCAGCAGCCCTGACACCATTGTTTCTAGGAGCTCccctgaggaggaggaggaggatggggAGCGGTTAGGAAGGAAGAAAGGGGTGACTTTTGAGGTAGAAGCAACCGTCTCGGCAGTTGATGGGGGTGATTCTTCTTCAAAAGTGAGTAGCTTGACCACTTTGTCTCCTCATGGAACCAGGGATTTAAAAGAGGTTGTTCAGGAAATCAGGGATGAGTTTGAGACTGCCTCTAATGTTGGGAAGGAGGTTGCACTTCTTCTTGAGGCTTGCAAGCCACCTTATCGGTCCAGGGTTGCTCCATTCAAAG TTATGTTTTCCAGAATCGTACATTCATTGGCACCTTCTAGGTTACCGTCCCATCCTCCATCTAGGCCTCCAGTGCAGTTATCTTCTAGGGCAATGAAAATGGCAAAAGCATATTGTGGTGAACCTGGGAGAGAGTTCAATACAAATCCTTTAAACCTTTCATCTACTTTGGAGAAACTTTATGCATGGGAGAAGAAACTGTATAAGGAAGTTAAG GATGAAGAGAGGTTACGATCTATTTATGAGAAACAATGCAAGAGGCTGAAAACATTGGATAATCGAGGAGCTGAATCTACTAAAATTGATGCTACTGAGGCATCAATAAAAAAGTTGctgacaaaaataaatatttccaTCAGAACTGTGGAAGCCATATCATTGCGGATACACAAATTGAGGGATGATGAATTGCAGCCTCAACTTGCAGCTTTGATTACTGG ATTGACAAGAATGTGGAAATTCATGCTCAAATGCCATGAGAAACAGTTCCAAGCTATCATGGAGAGTAAAACTCACTCTCTTAAAATTAACACTGGTTTACAAAGAGACGAAAGTTTGAAGGCCATCCTAGAACTTGAAAAGGAGCTTCTAAATTGGTGCAGTCAGTTCAACAATTGGGTCAAGATGCAAAAATCATATGTTGAAAATCTGAACGAGTGGCTCAGAAGGTGCCTTCTCGATGAACCTGAAGAAACCGCTGATGGTGTTGTCCCCTTCTCTCCTAGTCGAATTGGAGCTCCGCCAGTTTTTGTGATCTGCAATGATTGGCATCAAGCAATGAATAGAATATCAGAAAGGGGGGTGGCAGATGCCATGCATGAATTTGCCCAAAGACTACATGAGCTATGGGAGAAGCAAGACGAGGCGCAACGTCAGAGAATCAAAGCAGAGTATCTGAAGAAAGATTTTGAGATGCAGCTTCGAACCTTGCGCAGGGAAATGGGAGATACAGAACATGTGCATGATAGAGTTTCGCAGAAGACAGCACTGTCAAAGGGTCATTCTGAAAGTGGTGTTTCACCACTAGATGATCTAAAAGTGGATCTAGATTCTATGAAGAAGAGATTGCATGAAGAGAGAGCAAGGCATAAAGAAGCCATCAAGCAGGCCCGCGATGCAGCTTCTAATAGTTTACAAGCAGGTTTAATTCCCATATTTAAGACATTAGAAAGTTTCACTTCAGAGGTGGTGAAGGCTCATGAGCAAGTCAGGCTTCAAAACACTAAAGCCTCGTAA